The following are from one region of the Nicotiana tabacum cultivar K326 chromosome 3, ASM71507v2, whole genome shotgun sequence genome:
- the LOC142177940 gene encoding uncharacterized protein LOC142177940, giving the protein MAAPPNFEEGQSTYRPPRFNGLYYEWWKTRMHDFIMAEDSELCDVICDGPHVPMNKLGETRPMVWKNIKEYSDIDRKAVEKNYRAKKILVCGIGPNEYNRISTCDSTKEIWKTLQTTHEGTIQVKQSKIDILTTEYELFRMKDDEFIQDIHTRFTSIINELLLLGDVIPRNKLVRKILSALPGFWESKVNAIIEAKDLQTLTMDELIGNLKTYEMKKKKDSFKRWSEEMVVYQKAVAQVSQGAMISVTSAENQGISSKTAHRKKEHYKQNSDKAAKRNSVPDKRFSQKSVADNIVKQALAAWGDSSSESEREPDVENSSMMAVEAEAKEYDSLFALMAQSDGDKEDENDEVNFRDVQRNLKSYSSKKLISLANVLIDAFCSLENDKEALTIELGDVEQSRDDLMLSMPCTSTIVETGRESGNSERKRTAMVHGQWMLKVHDWKNHEFSLTESPAGRGMYPVEMKTGYILGIGKVGKSLSHSIENVYYAEGLKHCILSISQICDKGNKVEFELKVCTSTNLVIGKIVLVAKRYKNIYVANIESLQAGAMSCLKAVVNDVEH; this is encoded by the exons atggctgctccaccaaattttgaagaaggtcaatctacctACAGACCTCCTAGATTCAATGGTCTGTACTACGAGTGGTGGAAGACTCGTATGCATGATTTTATAATGGCAGAAGACTCAGAGCTATGTGACGTCAtttgtgatggtccacatgttccTATGAATAAACTTGGAGAAACTAGACCAATGGTGTGGAAAAACATAAAAGAGTACAGTGATATTGACAGAAAAGCAgtagaaaagaactatcgtgccaagaaaatcttgGTATGTGGTATAGGACCTAATGAGTACAACAGAATCTCAACTTGTGATTCTACCAAGGAAATATGGAAAACATTACAAACCACACACGAAGGAACTATTCAGGTTAAACAGTCCAAGATTGATATACTTACCACCGAGtatgagctcttcaggatgaaggatgatgagtttATACAAGATATACACACTAGATTCACAtctatcataaatgagcttctTTTACTTGGAGATGTtattcccagaaacaagcttgtaaggaagATTCTCAGTGCTCTACCCGGCTTTTGGGAGAGTAAGGTGAATGCGATCATTGAAGCTAAAGATTTACAAACTCTAACCATGGATGAGTTGATTGGAAATTTGAAGACATACgagatgaaaaaaaagaaagaca gtttcaaaagatggtccGAAGAAATGGTAGTATACCAAAAAGCGGTAGCTCAAGTAAGTCAAGGAGCAATGATCTCTGTCACAAGTGCGGAAAaccagggcatttcatcaaagactgcccATCGGAAAAAGGAACATTACAAACAAAACTCTGACAAAGCAGCAAAAAGGAACTCGGTTCCTGACAAACGATTCAGTCAAAAAAGTGTAGCTGACAATATCGTGAAGCAAgctcttgctgcttggggagactccTCTAGTGAATCAGAAAGGGAACCAGATGTAGAAAACAGCTCCATGATGGCAGTAGAAGCTGAAGCAAAGGAATATGACTCATTGTTTGCATTGATGGCTCAGTCTGATGGCGATAAAGAGGATGaaaatgatgaggtaaatttcagggatgttcagagaaatctgaagtcCTATTCTTCTAAGAAATTGATATCTCTAGCAAATGTTTTAATTGATGCATTTTGTAGTCTTGAAAATGATAAGGAGGCCCTGACCATAGAGTTAGGAGATGttgaacaatctagagatgatctg ATGTTGTCAATGCCATGTACTTCAACAATAGTGGAAACAGGCAGAGAATCAG ggaacagtgagagGAAGCGGACTGCAATGGTTCATGGACAGTGGATGCTAAAAGTCCATGATTGGAAAAACCATGAATTTTCTCTCACTGAAAGCCCTGCAGGGAGAGGAATGTATCCTGTGGAAATGAAAACGGGGTACATTCTCGGTATTGGAAAAGTTGGAAAGTCTCTTTCACACTCAATTGAGAACGTGTACTATGCGGAGGGCCTGAAGCACTGTATCTTGAGCATTTCTCAAATTTGTGATAAAGGGAACAAGGTAGAGTTCGAATTAAAAGTGTGCACAAGTACCAATCTAGTAATTGGCAAAATTGTTTTAGtagccaaaagatacaagaacatctacgtTGCTAACATTGAATCTCTACAAGCGGGTGCTATGAGTTGCTTGAAGGCAGTTGTTAATGATGTAGAACATTGA